A window from Mycobacterium saskatchewanense encodes these proteins:
- a CDS encoding IclR family transcriptional regulator produces MQTSTVKSPPTARVVNVLTALADSPHGKTSAELAKNCRISTSTCALVLAELERRTWVTRREDRRYVLGSGLFGLVHGLRTQFPLLDRGREALRFLHDTLGAGCSMSRIGGRHLTTVDAVGHGTDGGHAVGQRFPIDPPFGLVAMAWRDDESVQAWLYRVLPQLSRAEIAEHLSVLADIRARGYGAWRFDDTHQSLHNRLAGVLASLEPTAQVTRQLTTLMTIVTLQSVTGVLETELPSTEFVVLPIFGQDGQPEYQVEIHLGHPSGLTLAALEDALRHAQGILGAGPA; encoded by the coding sequence GTGCAAACGTCAACCGTCAAATCTCCGCCCACCGCCCGGGTGGTGAACGTGCTTACCGCCCTGGCGGATTCGCCGCACGGGAAGACGTCGGCCGAGCTGGCAAAGAACTGCCGGATCAGCACCTCGACCTGCGCGCTGGTGCTGGCGGAACTCGAACGCCGAACATGGGTGACCCGGCGCGAGGACCGCCGCTACGTGCTGGGCAGCGGCCTGTTCGGCCTGGTGCACGGTCTGCGCACGCAGTTCCCGCTGCTCGACCGCGGGCGTGAGGCGTTGCGCTTCCTGCACGACACGCTGGGTGCGGGCTGCTCGATGTCCCGGATCGGCGGCCGGCACCTGACCACCGTCGACGCGGTCGGCCACGGCACCGACGGCGGGCACGCGGTGGGCCAGCGCTTCCCCATCGATCCACCGTTCGGGCTCGTCGCGATGGCATGGCGGGACGACGAGTCCGTGCAGGCGTGGTTGTACCGCGTGCTGCCACAGCTAAGCCGGGCCGAGATCGCGGAGCATCTGAGCGTGCTGGCCGACATCCGTGCGCGGGGCTACGGGGCGTGGCGGTTCGACGACACCCACCAGTCGCTGCACAACCGGCTCGCGGGCGTGCTGGCGTCGCTCGAGCCGACCGCCCAGGTGACCCGTCAGCTCACCACTCTGATGACCATAGTGACACTGCAGTCCGTCACCGGCGTCCTCGAAACAGAGCTGCCTTCAACGGAATTCGTGGTCCTGCCGATATTCGGCCAGGACGGTCAGCCGGAGTACCAGGTCGAGATCCACCTGGGCCACCCCTCGGGCCTGACCCTGGCGGCTCTTGAGGACGCGCTGCGCCACGCCCAGGGAATACTCGGCGCCGGGCCGGCCTGA
- a CDS encoding NAD(P)H-dependent amine dehydrogenase family protein, whose product MYKVGVWGPGSMGVIALRGVVDHPELELVDVVVHSDAKAGRDAGELCGIDPVGVEATQDPASLLAGDADAVVYAAGANLRPLEAVEDMVALLRAGKNVVSCSVVPLVFPDAVDAAFTEPLRRAALDGGASFFTTGIDSGFANDVLPLVLTGVSRVIESVRVTEMFNYATYPDKAAVYEILGFGQPPEYQAFAAQPGMFAFGWGPVLHQLAAGLGVKIDNIEEANERIPATESFDTPTGHVAAGTIAAMRSTLTGYVGDKPTFVLDHVTRMRDDIAPDWPQPMISIPPKNLGFGPASGRGLYRVEIEGSPSMRCEFEMAENHDHDLGARIAGASRMVNAIPAVCAAPPGLLSALDLPLVTGSGLVRPVPGPSPDSRLF is encoded by the coding sequence GTGTACAAGGTCGGAGTCTGGGGGCCGGGGTCCATGGGTGTGATCGCCCTGCGCGGAGTCGTCGACCACCCGGAGCTGGAACTGGTGGACGTCGTCGTGCACAGCGACGCCAAGGCGGGGCGCGACGCGGGGGAATTGTGCGGGATCGATCCGGTGGGGGTGGAGGCCACGCAGGATCCGGCCTCGCTGCTCGCCGGTGACGCCGACGCCGTCGTCTACGCCGCCGGGGCCAACCTGCGGCCCCTCGAGGCGGTCGAGGACATGGTGGCCCTGCTGCGCGCCGGAAAAAACGTGGTGTCGTGCTCGGTGGTGCCGCTGGTCTTTCCCGATGCGGTCGACGCGGCGTTCACCGAGCCGCTGCGACGCGCGGCCTTGGACGGTGGCGCCTCGTTCTTCACCACCGGGATTGACTCCGGCTTCGCGAACGACGTTCTGCCGCTCGTCCTTACCGGGGTATCGCGGGTGATCGAATCGGTGCGGGTGACGGAGATGTTCAATTACGCCACCTACCCCGACAAGGCCGCGGTGTACGAGATCCTGGGTTTCGGCCAGCCGCCGGAGTACCAGGCCTTCGCCGCGCAGCCCGGGATGTTCGCTTTCGGCTGGGGTCCGGTGCTGCACCAGCTCGCCGCCGGACTGGGCGTCAAGATCGACAACATCGAGGAGGCCAACGAGCGTATCCCCGCCACCGAATCGTTCGACACGCCCACGGGCCACGTCGCGGCCGGGACGATCGCGGCGATGCGGTCTACCCTGACCGGTTACGTCGGGGACAAGCCGACCTTTGTCCTCGATCACGTCACGCGGATGCGCGACGACATCGCCCCCGACTGGCCGCAGCCGATGATCTCCATCCCACCGAAGAACCTGGGCTTCGGCCCGGCCTCCGGCCGGGGGCTCTACCGCGTCGAGATCGAGGGCTCCCCGAGCATGCGATGCGAGTTCGAGATGGCCGAAAACCACGACCACGACCTGGGGGCGCGGATCGCCGGCGCCTCCCGGATGGTGAACGCCATCCCGGCGGTGTGCGCCGCGCCGCCCGGTCTGCTGTCCGCGCTGGACCTGCCCCTGGTGACCGGGTCCGGCCTGGTCCGTCCGGTGCCGGGGCCGTCGCCGGACAGCCGGCTGTTCTAG
- a CDS encoding Mce protein, which produces MEDQQPAAGDLTDDEPDSAPTESAETETETETETPAKRRRVRTKRLAGKWLPVAVALAAVLFVGSAAFAGATMQPYLTDRAAAATKMKVARTAANAITTLWTYTPENMDGLADRAAAYLSGDFEAQYRKFIDAIVAPNKQAKITNSTEVTGAAVESLDDSNAVVIVYTNTSSTSPLTKNIPSLKYLSYRLFMKRAGTRWLVTRMTTITSLDLTPHV; this is translated from the coding sequence GTGGAAGATCAGCAACCTGCAGCAGGTGATCTGACCGACGACGAACCAGACTCGGCGCCAACGGAATCCGCTGAGACCGAGACCGAGACCGAGACCGAGACGCCCGCCAAGCGCCGACGGGTCCGGACCAAACGGCTGGCCGGCAAGTGGCTACCCGTCGCCGTCGCGCTGGCCGCCGTGCTCTTCGTCGGATCCGCAGCCTTCGCCGGGGCAACGATGCAGCCGTACCTGACCGACCGCGCCGCCGCGGCGACCAAGATGAAAGTCGCGCGCACGGCGGCCAACGCGATCACGACGCTGTGGACCTACACGCCGGAGAACATGGACGGCCTGGCCGACCGCGCGGCGGCTTACCTCAGCGGCGACTTCGAAGCCCAGTACCGCAAGTTCATCGACGCGATCGTCGCGCCCAACAAGCAGGCCAAGATCACCAACAGCACCGAAGTCACCGGCGCGGCGGTCGAATCCCTCGACGACTCCAACGCCGTCGTCATCGTGTACACGAACACCTCGTCGACGAGCCCGCTGACCAAGAACATCCCGTCGCTGAAGTACCTGTCCTACCGGCTGTTCATGAAACGCGCGGGCACCCGCTGGCTGGTCACCCGGATGACCACGATCACGTCGCTGGATCTGACCCCCCACGTCTAG
- a CDS encoding phosphodiester glycosidase family protein gives MHIRAERATVLTSSASLRRLAACCAALVAFVTCVALAATAGQPVARAADGRDLLASAIDSTRGSYLVYNFGPGHPAPMLNAGGSWYEMNNGGHLMIIKNAASRLTPHLLVDTHQGDQARCENNPAARTGEGLWQASEVYAPLQAWQRMGQPTIAINANFFDVRGQKGGSWRQTGCSSPLGAFVDNTHGQGRANQAVTGTVAYPGKQGLSGGGESWSALTTMILPTGGAPYVVWPRTKHDYDAATPVVQDLLNKNERFVAVSGIGLLAPGNTGQLHDGGPSAARTALAYAKQKDEMYVFEGGNYTPDNMQDLFRGLGSDTAVLLDGGGSSAIVLRRDTGGMWAGAGSPRGSCDTRQVLCDSHERALPSWLAFN, from the coding sequence ATCCACATCAGGGCCGAAAGGGCTACCGTGCTGACCTCAAGCGCAAGCTTGCGCCGGCTGGCTGCCTGCTGCGCCGCCCTCGTCGCCTTCGTCACGTGTGTCGCGCTGGCGGCCACCGCGGGGCAGCCCGTTGCGCGCGCCGCCGACGGCCGAGACCTGCTCGCCAGCGCCATCGACTCCACCAGGGGGTCTTACCTGGTCTACAACTTCGGGCCGGGCCACCCCGCGCCGATGCTCAACGCGGGCGGTAGCTGGTACGAGATGAACAACGGCGGCCACCTGATGATCATCAAGAACGCGGCGAGCCGGCTGACCCCGCACCTGCTCGTCGACACCCATCAGGGCGACCAGGCCCGCTGTGAGAACAACCCCGCGGCCCGCACCGGCGAGGGGCTGTGGCAGGCGTCGGAGGTCTACGCGCCGCTGCAGGCATGGCAACGCATGGGGCAGCCGACGATCGCGATCAACGCGAACTTCTTCGACGTGCGCGGGCAGAAGGGCGGCTCGTGGCGCCAAACCGGGTGCAGCTCACCGCTGGGCGCCTTCGTCGACAACACCCATGGCCAGGGCCGCGCCAACCAGGCGGTGACCGGCACGGTCGCCTACCCCGGCAAACAGGGCTTGTCCGGCGGCGGCGAGAGCTGGAGCGCGCTGACCACGATGATCCTGCCGACGGGTGGCGCGCCGTACGTGGTATGGCCCAGGACCAAACACGATTACGACGCCGCCACCCCGGTGGTCCAGGACCTGCTCAACAAGAACGAGCGATTCGTCGCGGTATCGGGCATCGGCCTGTTGGCGCCCGGCAACACCGGGCAGCTCCACGACGGCGGACCGAGCGCGGCGCGAACGGCCCTGGCCTACGCCAAGCAGAAGGACGAGATGTACGTCTTCGAGGGCGGCAACTACACGCCCGACAACATGCAGGACCTCTTCCGCGGCCTGGGCAGTGACACCGCTGTCCTGCTGGACGGCGGCGGCTCCTCGGCCATCGTGCTGCGCCGCGACACCGGCGGCATGTGGGCCGGCGCCGGCTCCCCGCGGGGATCGTGCGACACCCGCCAGGTGCTGTGCGACTCCCACGAGCGGGCGCTGCCCAGCTGGTTGGCGTTCAACTAG
- a CDS encoding pirin family protein, with protein MAANAEIRRAADRAVTTTPWLQSRHSFSFGDHYDPRNTHHGLLLVNNDDIVEPGTGFETHAHRDMEIVTWVLRGELTHRDSAGNHGVIYPGLAQRMSAGSGILHSEKNQSATDAVHFVQMWVIPEVAGIAPGYQQREIGDEALAGELVPVASGMPGHDAVIGLHNRQAALHATRLKPGDAVPLPRAPFVHVFAARGHVALEEIGELHEGDAVRFADSDGRRVTAVEPAELLVWEMHAALGG; from the coding sequence ATGGCAGCCAACGCGGAGATCCGGCGTGCCGCCGACCGGGCCGTCACGACGACGCCCTGGCTGCAGTCGCGGCACTCGTTCTCCTTCGGCGATCACTACGACCCGCGCAACACCCACCACGGGTTGCTCCTGGTGAATAACGACGACATCGTGGAGCCGGGAACCGGATTCGAGACGCATGCCCACCGCGACATGGAGATCGTCACCTGGGTGTTGCGGGGCGAGTTGACCCACCGAGACTCGGCCGGCAACCACGGGGTCATCTATCCGGGTCTGGCGCAACGCATGTCGGCGGGCAGCGGGATACTGCACTCGGAGAAGAATCAATCGGCGACTGACGCAGTGCATTTCGTGCAGATGTGGGTCATACCCGAGGTGGCCGGTATCGCGCCGGGTTACCAACAGCGCGAGATCGGCGACGAGGCCCTGGCGGGCGAGCTGGTTCCCGTCGCGTCCGGTATGCCGGGCCACGACGCCGTCATCGGCCTGCACAACCGCCAGGCCGCGTTGCACGCGACCCGCCTGAAGCCGGGCGATGCGGTGCCGCTGCCGCGGGCGCCGTTCGTGCATGTGTTCGCCGCCCGCGGCCACGTCGCTTTGGAGGAGATCGGCGAGCTGCACGAGGGCGACGCGGTGCGGTTCGCCGACTCCGACGGCCGCCGGGTCACGGCGGTCGAGCCGGCGGAACTGCTGGTGTGGGAGATGCACGCCGCGCTCGGCGGCTAG
- a CDS encoding YhgE/Pip domain-containing protein, with protein MSQSRPRHAAPDPKRNVKAIRTVRFWAAPLLITLALMSALCALYLGGIVNPMTNLRHFPIAVVNEDAGPTGAQIVDGVVAGLDKDKFDVRVVSHDEAQQLMDRVQVYGEAVIPPTFSSRLREFGESAVAPVHAERPTITIATNPRAGTLGASIAGQTLTQAMTVVNSRVGQRLTADVAAQTGGAPLTGASQLGIANPVDVKSTVYRPLPNGTGNGLSAFYYALLLLLAGFTGSVVVSTLVDALLGYVPAEFGPVYRFAEQVRISRFQTLVVKWAMMVLLALLTSAAYLAIAHGLGMPIDHGWQLWAFGVFAIAAVGVTSSSVLSVLGSMGLLVSMLIFVILGLPSAGATVPLEATPPLFRWLAEFEPMHQVFLGVRSLAYLDGRTGSGLSQALTLTAIGLVIGLLFGGIITHMYDRKGFHRIPGAVAMAIAVEHQAAYQARQDKRAPADETESESISEQT; from the coding sequence ATGTCTCAATCGCGGCCGCGGCACGCGGCGCCCGACCCGAAGCGCAATGTGAAGGCGATTCGGACCGTGCGATTCTGGGCGGCGCCGCTGCTCATCACGCTGGCCCTGATGTCGGCGCTGTGCGCGCTCTACCTCGGCGGCATCGTGAACCCGATGACGAACCTCCGCCACTTCCCCATCGCCGTGGTCAACGAGGACGCCGGGCCGACGGGCGCTCAGATCGTCGATGGCGTCGTCGCCGGACTGGACAAGGACAAGTTCGACGTCCGCGTCGTCTCCCACGACGAGGCGCAGCAGCTGATGGACCGGGTCCAGGTCTACGGCGAAGCCGTGATACCGCCGACGTTTTCGTCGCGGCTGCGCGAGTTCGGCGAAAGCGCCGTCGCTCCCGTGCACGCGGAGCGGCCCACCATCACGATCGCCACCAACCCGCGGGCGGGCACGCTGGGCGCGAGCATCGCCGGGCAGACGCTGACTCAGGCGATGACCGTGGTCAACAGCAGAGTGGGCCAACGACTTACGGCCGATGTCGCCGCGCAGACCGGTGGGGCGCCCCTTACCGGAGCCTCGCAGCTGGGCATCGCCAATCCCGTCGACGTCAAGTCCACCGTATACAGGCCCCTGCCCAACGGCACCGGCAACGGGCTGTCGGCGTTCTATTACGCCCTGCTGCTGTTGCTCGCGGGCTTCACCGGCAGCGTCGTGGTGAGCACGCTCGTCGATGCGTTACTCGGTTACGTGCCAGCCGAATTCGGTCCGGTCTATCGTTTCGCCGAGCAGGTCAGAATCTCGCGTTTCCAGACGCTGGTGGTCAAGTGGGCGATGATGGTGCTGCTGGCGCTGCTCACCTCGGCGGCATACCTGGCGATCGCGCACGGGCTAGGTATGCCGATCGACCACGGCTGGCAGTTGTGGGCCTTCGGCGTCTTCGCGATCGCCGCGGTCGGCGTGACGTCCAGCTCCGTGCTGTCGGTACTGGGTTCGATGGGCCTGCTGGTCAGCATGCTGATCTTCGTGATCCTTGGTCTGCCGTCGGCGGGCGCCACGGTCCCCCTGGAGGCGACGCCGCCGCTGTTCCGCTGGCTGGCCGAGTTCGAGCCGATGCACCAGGTGTTCCTGGGCGTACGGTCGCTGGCCTATCTCGACGGGCGCACGGGCTCCGGCCTGTCCCAGGCGCTGACCCTGACCGCGATCGGCCTCGTGATCGGCCTGCTGTTCGGCGGCATCATCACGCACATGTACGACCGCAAGGGCTTCCACCGGATCCCCGGCGCGGTGGCGATGGCGATCGCCGTGGAACACCAGGCGGCCTACCAGGCGCGCCAAGATAAGCGCGCGCCCGCGGATGAGACCGAATCCGAAAGCATAAGCGAACAAACGTAA
- a CDS encoding YoaK family protein translates to MAVSSPVSDRSTVAALLLLTFATGLADAISILVLGHVFVANMTGNVIFLGFWLAPRTSIDLTAVVVALPTFVCTTIVSGRLSRHFGDRARPWITTVLAMEITLLIGLSILAGAGVLHYHDNSKLIMIGLLAVTFGLQHSSARQFGIQELSTTVLTSTIVSLGLDSRLAGGTGARQGLRLSVVVTMCAGALVGATLSRFVVAPVFALTAAVVATSLLIFRWGPKAS, encoded by the coding sequence GTGGCCGTCAGCTCCCCGGTATCCGACCGCTCGACGGTTGCCGCCCTGCTGCTCCTCACCTTCGCCACCGGCCTCGCCGACGCGATCAGCATCCTGGTGCTCGGACACGTCTTCGTCGCCAACATGACCGGAAACGTGATCTTCCTTGGCTTTTGGCTCGCGCCGCGGACCAGCATCGACCTGACGGCGGTCGTGGTGGCCCTGCCGACGTTCGTGTGCACGACGATCGTCAGCGGCCGGTTGTCGCGGCACTTCGGTGATCGCGCGCGACCGTGGATCACCACCGTGCTGGCGATGGAGATCACGCTGCTGATCGGGTTGTCGATCCTGGCCGGCGCGGGTGTCCTGCACTACCACGACAATTCGAAGCTGATCATGATCGGCCTGCTCGCGGTCACCTTCGGCCTGCAGCATTCGAGCGCCCGCCAGTTCGGGATCCAGGAACTCTCCACCACCGTGCTCACGTCGACGATCGTCAGCCTCGGCCTGGACAGCCGCCTGGCCGGCGGTACCGGCGCCCGCCAAGGGCTGCGTCTGAGCGTCGTCGTGACGATGTGCGCCGGCGCCCTGGTGGGAGCGACGTTGTCGCGGTTCGTCGTCGCCCCGGTGTTCGCCCTCACGGCGGCGGTGGTCGCAACCAGCCTGCTGATCTTCCGGTGGGGGCCGAAAGCTAGTTGA